One Verrucomicrobiota bacterium DNA window includes the following coding sequences:
- a CDS encoding sugar phosphate isomerase/epimerase produces MKKQCTMSDYRRRDFVKLSLAALPAAVCLPLIGRLGAAESAKPNSKFAGVQIGMNVPYSFGKADLSGEEILKNCVQIGLSGLELRTQSVEVFMGAPAELIFPKKGAPKEEAAARPKKLQAWRASAPLDRAKAFRKMYEDAGVLIEIVKVDGIFKMTDAELDYVFTLAKTLGGRAISTEISHTEDDLKRVGQFADKHQFLVGYHGHATTGPEHWEKAFELAKYNGANVDIGHFVAGLNTSPVPFMKKYHDRIAHVHIKDRKFHNGPNTPFGQGDTPIKEVLQLIRDSKWNMQATIEFEYKVPADSDRNTELTRAIKYCQDALLA; encoded by the coding sequence ATGAAAAAACAATGCACGATGTCCGACTATCGCCGCCGCGATTTTGTAAAACTCTCTCTGGCCGCGCTGCCTGCCGCCGTTTGCCTGCCGCTCATTGGCCGGCTGGGTGCTGCCGAGTCCGCCAAACCCAACTCGAAGTTTGCCGGAGTTCAAATTGGCATGAATGTCCCCTACAGCTTTGGCAAAGCCGATCTGAGCGGTGAGGAAATCCTCAAAAACTGCGTGCAGATCGGGCTCAGCGGTCTGGAACTGCGGACCCAGTCCGTCGAAGTCTTCATGGGAGCGCCGGCTGAACTTATTTTCCCGAAGAAAGGCGCGCCGAAGGAAGAAGCGGCGGCCCGGCCCAAAAAGTTGCAGGCCTGGCGTGCCTCGGCCCCGCTGGATCGCGCCAAAGCGTTCCGCAAAATGTACGAGGACGCCGGCGTGCTGATCGAAATTGTCAAGGTGGACGGCATTTTTAAAATGACGGATGCCGAACTCGACTACGTCTTCACCCTCGCCAAGACCCTGGGTGGCCGGGCGATCTCGACTGAAATCTCCCATACCGAAGACGATCTCAAGCGGGTGGGCCAATTTGCCGACAAGCACCAATTTCTGGTCGGCTATCACGGTCACGCGACTACCGGACCCGAGCATTGGGAAAAAGCGTTTGAGCTGGCCAAATACAATGGCGCGAACGTGGATATTGGACATTTCGTCGCCGGCCTCAATACGTCGCCGGTGCCGTTTATGAAGAAATATCACGACCGGATCGCCCATGTGCATATCAAGGACCGCAAGTTCCACAACGGACCCAACACGCCGTTTGGCCAGGGCGATACCCCGATTAAAGAAGTTTTGCAACTGATCCGGGACAGCAAGTGGAACATGCAGGCGACCATCGAGTTCGAGTACAAGGTTCCCGCCGATTCAGATCGCAACACCGAACTCACGCGTGCCATCAAATATTGCCAGGACGCACTGCTGGCGTAA